Below is a window of Humulus lupulus chromosome 9, drHumLupu1.1, whole genome shotgun sequence DNA.
GGCTGAGTATTAGCTTGTGGATTCATGGTTATGTTCAtgagttatgtgattaatatggacTGCTAAGTGTATAAATATGCTTTAagagttatattattattatcaatGTTTGTGCTATGAAgctatattttcttgctgggccttggctcacgggtgctatgtggtgctggtaaaaaggcaagggtaagcttggtcagccctgattcggagagctctggaggcagaatgtacatgaaaagctgctcggccgccatggttgaggaagggacaggaacaggaggaccataaatgtttgttttgccttagagtggctagcggttgtttATACCTTGAGATTTTGTAAACTGATTTTcaaacgttgtttcttttgggatcccttgttcaaaacgtttaattatatgaaatgtatcttttatgaccaaaccctttgaaccctagttcattaatggttttagtgacacgttttcaactaaatgacttgattagcaagtcctgcacctttataattacacagtgtaacggtcttggctacccagggcgttacaagtagtATTCAAGATCATCTTCTTCAATGTCATCACTAAGTTGTAGTTGCCCTTGAAGAAATGATTCTATAGTGGAATTGATAACAGGCTGAGATGGTTAAGACTGAGATTGAGATGGTTGAGCTTGAGATGACTgagatggttgttgttgtttatAAAAAGCATACAGCTGTGCCAAAGTATTTGTCACCAACTTTATCATTTTTTCAACCTCACTTAAAGTGTACACAAATTTGAAACCACGAGTCACAACCTCTAATTTATACCTTGGATCAAGGATATTGGCAATAAATGTCAACATATTCAGCTTCTCAATCCTTCCCCAGTACTTGTCATACTTTCGTCTCATACTAACTGCCATAGCCCCTAACAAAGTATCAGGATTAGAAGCCATAGTAGTTAAATCAGCTTGAACCTTCAAAATATCTGGAAGGAATAAATTGGTTGTGACATATAATGACCCACTAAATCGATTAGTAAATCATAGAATCTCCTCAAAAAGTCAACAAATACAACTTCTTTTTCCCAGTCTAGGTTGGTTGGTGGGCCATCcattctttcttcatcaaagtactTTGTGTAGTTCACATCTGCTTCCAAATTCTCAAAAGCCTTCTTGAATTTTGTAGCAGATTCTAACATCAAGTAGGTGGAGTTCCACCTAGTAACCACATCTAAGCATAACAAGGCTTTTGATTCAATGTTTGCATCCTTGCAACTTTCTTTAAATCTTTTCAGTCTAGCTGGAGATGACTGCACATATCTCACCGCATTTTGAATGCTTGAAATTGCATCATTCAACTCTTTCAACCCATCAGTTactatcaaattcaaaatatgagcTGAACACCTCATATGAAACATTTCGCCATTCAATGGAATGGTTATGTCTTTGTCCAATAAGTGCCCCTTCAATTTTCTAAGAGCAACATCATTTAAGGAGGCATTGTCAACCTTCATTGCAAAAACTgaggagataccccactcattaaGACAATTTATCAACTCTTTCCCCACCAAGTCCCCTTTATAGTTAGGAACTTGGATAAAGTTGATAATTCTCTTATGCATTTTCCAATTACCATCAACCCAATGTGCAGTCAAACACAAATAACTAATATTCTGGATTGATGTCCAACAATCGGTGGTCAACGACACTCTGTGCTTCACCAAAATCGACTTTAGCTCTTTCTTCTGATCTAGAAACGCATTATAAATATCTCTCGCAACTGTAAATCTTGATGGGAACTGAAATGTGGGAAAGAAATGTTTAATGAGCTTTTGAAATCCTTTTCCGTCCACGTGCCTAAAGGATAACTCATCCATAATGATATATTCAACGATCACTTTCCTAACAACATTTTGATTAAACCTTAGTGGCAGCCCACTTGAAGCGACTTCTTCTTCATTGCAGGTTGTTGTATCTTTTTAGTAAATCTATCCATAGTTGATTGTTGCTTCTTACTTTGCTCAACCCAGTCACTGAAAGGACACTTCTTACATTTTCTCTCCACATGTGCCCATAGTGTGCTAGTCCCATTCAACTTTGTATCAGCTGCATAATCGGTGCCACAATAATTGCAAGCAGCCCTTGGCTTCTTAGGATCACAATCATGCAACATAGTGTAATGATCCCACACGCTCGATGTTTTCTTTCCAACCCTTTGCTTCTTTTCTGGTTGTTCAACCTCTTTCcccttttctttttcattatccTCTTTCTCGGTCTCTTTGTCTTTTTCCTTATCTTGATTTTGTCGATCATTCCTCTTCTTTCGTACGTTCTCTTTTTTCCTTTCCTTCGCTTGTTTTTCTCCATCAGAACTTGACCAATTAGTTTCAGCATACTATAACCACTTCCCCATCATCTCTTCTAAATTTTTCTCGTTATCCATATTAAtgatctatttacatatttacatatttataaacACAATTTCAGCAACAAATATAAGGCATAATATGAATTTAGCAAATATATGCAAGTCCACTAATTTTTTGGACAAAATATGTCTCATGTACTCTTAAAAGAAGTGAAATGATTTGGAGAGATTTAACTTGTTAAATTACATCTTCATGACATATTTATCCTTTAGTTCACTTTTGAACAAAAACATAAACGTTGCCAATAACCTCTTATATTTATTAGCTGTTTTTGGAAAGCTTACTACTTTTGTTTGTAtcagtaaatttttttatttatttttgtgtttggATAGCTATAatataaagattttttttaaatgaaaagttattttaaaaatatttggataattaataaaaatattttgaaaataaaataagaattatgaaaattattctaattttgaaaataatttatacttttttagaaaaaaattaagagaaaaga
It encodes the following:
- the LOC133800211 gene encoding zinc finger BED domain-containing protein RICESLEEPER 2-like — its product is MKISDGEKQAKERKKENVRKKRNDRQNQDKEKDKETEKEDNEKEKGKEVEQPEKKQRVGKKTSSVWDHYTMLHDCDPKKPRAACNYCGTDYAADTKLNGTSTLWAHVERKCKKCPFSDWVEQSKKQQSTMDRFTKKIQQPAMKKKSLQFPSRFTVARDIYNAFLDQKKELKSILVKHRVSLTTDCWTSIQNISYLCLTAHWVDGNWKMHKRIINFIQVPNYKGDLVGKELINCLNEWGISSVFAMKVDNASLNDVALRKLKGHLLDKDITIPLNGEMFHMRCSAHILNLIVTDGLKELNDAISSIQNAVRYVQSSPARLKRFKESCKDANIESKALLCLDVVTRWNSTYLMLESATKFKKAFENLEADVNYTKYFDEERMDGPPTNLDWEKEVVQADLTTMASNPDTLLGAMAVSMRRKYDKYWGRIEKLNMLTFIANILDPRYKLEVVTRGFKFVYTLSEVEKMIKLVTNTLAQLYAFYKQQQPSQSSQAQPSQSQS